The Candidatus Thermoplasmatota archaeon genome includes a region encoding these proteins:
- a CDS encoding shikimate kinase yields MRGVAACRGAATIVNAIATGKGAAFGITLEVNASVDLQEGAGDIVLRGSTEGQGLVASCVRAVVERTDRNLKVHGEAIVKSEIPISRGLKSSSAVSNAVVLATAKAIGSKLSDMDLILAGIEESIKAGVTITGAFDDASACFLGGVVATDNRDFAILHKGRMDPDLEMLLHVPDKRITKASVKGLDFGPIRKDVDRAFELALNGEYLKAMELNSRAYSKVLDVSEDIAELARKKGALGAGISGTGPATAIVCSRADAPDILSALSREEGTVLRARMNVTPAREVAPRLL; encoded by the coding sequence ATGAGAGGGGTAGCCGCCTGCAGGGGCGCAGCCACAATCGTCAACGCCATAGCGACCGGCAAGGGCGCCGCGTTCGGGATCACGCTCGAAGTGAACGCTTCGGTCGATCTCCAGGAGGGCGCCGGAGACATCGTGCTCAGAGGCTCGACCGAGGGACAGGGACTGGTGGCTAGTTGCGTAAGAGCTGTCGTGGAGAGGACAGACCGGAACCTGAAAGTCCACGGAGAAGCGATTGTCAAATCTGAAATACCGATCTCCAGAGGACTCAAGAGCAGCAGCGCGGTCTCCAACGCTGTTGTGCTGGCGACTGCGAAGGCCATAGGATCGAAGCTTTCTGACATGGACCTGATCCTCGCTGGCATAGAAGAATCCATCAAGGCGGGTGTCACGATAACCGGGGCATTCGACGACGCTTCTGCATGCTTCCTGGGAGGAGTCGTGGCCACAGACAACAGGGACTTCGCGATACTTCACAAGGGAAGGATGGACCCAGACCTCGAGATGCTCCTCCACGTCCCGGACAAACGGATCACCAAGGCGAGCGTCAAGGGGCTCGACTTCGGACCGATCAGAAAAGATGTCGACAGGGCCTTCGAACTCGCGCTGAACGGAGAGTACCTCAAGGCGATGGAGCTCAACTCGAGGGCCTACTCGAAGGTGCTCGACGTGTCGGAGGACATCGCGGAGCTGGCCCGCAAGAAGGGGGCGCTCGGTGCCGGCATATCCGGCACCGGACCGGCGACCGCGATCGTCTGCTCCAGGGCCGATGCACCTGACATCCTATCTGCACTCTCCCGCGAAGAAGGAACGGTGCTCAGAGCGAGGATGAATGTGACCCCTGCAAGGGAGGTGGCTCCACGGCTATTATAG
- the aroE gene encoding shikimate dehydrogenase, which translates to MTQIVASLVERSIAGVSDSSRLAFKEGADLVECRLDHLGGLSRKTIAEARMAILGPTIATLRSKDEGGNSGLSGTRREQMLRAVLESDFEYVDLELDSDRRLLKEIRQEGWDSETVVSTHFTKPVSRQIIVRRLKEAHAVGDIAKVAMPCEHASDALMLASIGLGLSRRRMRYVIIGMGSQGQLTRVFADTIGSELVYSCLPGQEAAPGQLEVAFQSKLLHGPRTVFGLIGHPISHSVSRPMQEAAMKELGMLGAYLPLDFKPGTLNRRSLNTAKALGFKGLNVTIPHKGTAFDLCDRMGEYAKVTGAVNTIRFAGSSFVGENTDVNGFSRLIDGKTYITRDTRALVIGAGGAARSIMYVLSQRGAKTIIIDIEEKRARKLATTFSARTAPLKRALNHGGPFDLIVNCSPVGMKGVPGNPVKAVVFSASSVFFDIIFNPPVTEAMQTAEASGARAYGGLEMLVQQGAESFRLWTGLEPDVDVMREAARRALA; encoded by the coding sequence ATGACGCAGATCGTCGCTTCTCTAGTTGAGAGAAGCATCGCCGGAGTTTCGGACTCATCAAGGCTGGCATTCAAAGAGGGCGCTGACCTAGTGGAGTGCAGGCTGGACCATCTTGGTGGGCTCAGCAGGAAGACCATCGCCGAGGCCAGGATGGCAATCCTCGGACCGACGATCGCAACCCTAAGGTCAAAGGACGAGGGGGGCAATTCCGGCCTCTCTGGCACGCGCAGGGAGCAGATGCTTAGGGCCGTGCTGGAGTCGGATTTCGAATATGTTGACCTTGAACTCGATTCAGACAGGAGGCTGCTGAAGGAGATCAGGCAAGAGGGCTGGGACTCAGAGACAGTCGTTTCGACTCATTTCACAAAGCCAGTCTCCAGACAGATCATCGTGAGGCGCCTGAAGGAGGCGCACGCCGTTGGAGACATCGCCAAAGTGGCAATGCCTTGCGAGCATGCCTCCGACGCGCTAATGCTGGCCAGTATCGGCCTGGGCCTATCGAGGAGAAGAATGAGATATGTGATAATCGGCATGGGCAGCCAGGGACAACTGACCAGAGTCTTTGCGGATACCATTGGCTCGGAACTTGTCTACTCGTGTCTTCCTGGGCAAGAGGCCGCCCCCGGACAGCTCGAGGTGGCTTTCCAGAGCAAGCTGCTGCATGGGCCGCGCACGGTCTTCGGGCTGATCGGACACCCGATCTCACATTCCGTCTCTAGACCGATGCAGGAGGCGGCGATGAAAGAGCTGGGCATGCTCGGAGCGTACCTTCCTTTGGACTTCAAGCCGGGCACTCTCAACAGGAGGTCGTTGAATACTGCCAAAGCCCTTGGATTCAAAGGGCTCAATGTCACGATTCCGCACAAGGGCACGGCGTTCGACCTTTGCGACAGGATGGGAGAATATGCCAAGGTGACAGGGGCAGTCAACACCATCAGGTTCGCAGGCTCGTCATTTGTCGGAGAAAACACAGATGTGAACGGGTTCTCTAGATTGATTGATGGAAAAACATACATAACGAGAGACACCAGAGCCCTCGTAATCGGAGCCGGCGGAGCCGCCCGTTCGATCATGTATGTCCTGTCACAGAGGGGTGCCAAGACAATAATCATCGACATCGAGGAGAAGCGAGCCCGCAAACTCGCCACTACATTCAGCGCAAGAACAGCCCCTCTCAAAAGGGCGCTGAATCACGGTGGACCTTTCGACCTCATCGTCAACTGCTCGCCCGTCGGCATGAAAGGGGTCCCTGGGAACCCTGTCAAGGCAGTAGTGTTCAGTGCTAGTTCTGTCTTCTTTGACATCATTTTCAACCCGCCGGTCACAGAGGCCATGCAGACAGCTGAGGCTTCGGGTGCGAGAGCGTACGGAGGTCTTGAGATGCTGGTCCAGCAGGGGGCAGAGTCGTTCCGACTCTGGACCGGACTCGAGCCCGACGTCGACGTCATGAGAGAGGCAGCCAGGAGGGCGTTGGCATGA
- a CDS encoding 3-dehydroquinate synthase II, whose translation MTSFSRACGPRKSIGGESLIDRQIWVGALFQPSSDSRKKIVLSALENGFDTVVLDKRDLELTSLGRFRAVTLNGNDFIEDGKTIGTLIELKGKEDEHKAKRLADKDITVVISAKNWKVIPLENLIVHFQGSGSKLLMLARTAQDAKLFFETMERGADGVLLVPEKIEELAKLRKLLEDTSPRLDMREGKITALRQLGLGDRVCIDTCSMLQIGEGMLIGNQSSCLFLIHSETIESEYAASRPFRVNAGPVHAYILMPDGSTRYLSELMGGDEALVVGADGHTRKVVVGRTKVERRPLLLIEADVNGDRFSTIVQNAETIRVHSKGKIVSVSKLKLGDPITLKLERGGRHFGMYVKETIREK comes from the coding sequence GTGACATCGTTTTCAAGGGCATGCGGCCCAAGGAAGAGTATAGGCGGTGAATCCCTGATCGACCGCCAGATCTGGGTTGGCGCCCTTTTCCAGCCCAGTAGTGATAGCAGGAAGAAGATTGTCCTCTCCGCACTGGAGAACGGATTCGACACCGTCGTGCTCGACAAGCGAGACCTGGAGCTCACCTCCCTCGGCAGGTTCAGAGCGGTCACGCTGAACGGGAACGATTTCATCGAAGACGGGAAGACCATCGGGACACTCATCGAACTCAAGGGCAAAGAGGACGAGCACAAGGCGAAGAGGCTGGCGGATAAGGACATCACAGTTGTGATATCTGCGAAGAACTGGAAGGTCATCCCCCTCGAGAACCTAATAGTCCATTTCCAGGGATCGGGCTCGAAGCTCTTGATGCTCGCAAGGACGGCTCAGGATGCAAAGCTCTTCTTCGAGACGATGGAGCGCGGAGCTGACGGTGTTCTCTTGGTACCAGAAAAGATCGAAGAGCTGGCTAAGCTCAGGAAGTTGCTCGAGGACACCTCCCCCCGGCTCGACATGAGGGAGGGGAAGATCACCGCCTTGAGACAGCTGGGGCTCGGGGACAGGGTCTGCATAGACACCTGCTCGATGCTGCAGATAGGAGAGGGCATGCTCATAGGCAACCAGTCCTCATGCCTGTTCCTCATACACTCCGAGACGATTGAGTCAGAGTACGCAGCCTCAAGGCCGTTCAGAGTCAATGCTGGGCCGGTCCACGCGTACATTCTCATGCCAGACGGAAGCACGAGGTACCTCTCGGAGCTGATGGGGGGCGATGAGGCGCTGGTAGTAGGCGCAGACGGTCACACGAGGAAGGTCGTGGTAGGAAGGACGAAGGTGGAGCGGAGGCCTTTGCTGTTGATCGAGGCGGATGTCAACGGCGACAGGTTCTCTACCATAGTCCAGAACGCCGAGACTATCAGAGTGCACTCGAAGGGGAAGATCGTTTCCGTGTCAAAGCTAAAGCTCGGAGATCCGATAACGCTCAAGCTGGAGCGCGGTGGAAGGCATTTCGGGATGTATGTCAAGGAGACGATCCGGGAGAAGTGA
- the aroC gene encoding chorismate synthase: MNEFGMKFRIGIFGSSHGPCVGAKVEGCPIGSRVSEAVIQAELDRRSPGKGPITTQRRERDRLEILSGLRNGKATGGPIVGTVRNTDADSSAYDTFLRVPRPGHADYPAMIKYACHHDHRGGGQFSGRMTAGLVIGGAIARQVLDKRGVSLLAQTVQIGKVVLRKDVPFSIAEKTVRASAVGCADRRTAELMTEEIVSAHEGKDSIGGVVKCSVIGLPVGVGEPFFGSIESVMSAMMFSIPAVKGVEFGSGFRCASMKGSEHNDPYIIRGGKIATKTNNAGGILGGLSNGMPIEFRVAFKPTSSIARPQMSLDVVSKKPVELEIKGRHDPCIVPRAVPVVENSAAAVILDLMLQGGFT, from the coding sequence ATGAACGAGTTCGGCATGAAGTTCCGGATAGGCATATTCGGCTCCAGCCACGGTCCCTGTGTTGGAGCCAAGGTGGAAGGATGCCCGATCGGCTCGAGAGTATCCGAAGCGGTCATCCAGGCCGAGCTCGACCGAAGGTCTCCTGGCAAAGGGCCAATCACGACACAGCGCAGGGAACGCGACAGACTCGAGATACTATCTGGGCTGCGCAACGGTAAGGCTACAGGCGGCCCCATCGTGGGAACGGTCCGCAACACCGACGCCGACTCGTCTGCATACGACACTTTCCTGAGGGTCCCAAGACCAGGCCATGCCGATTACCCAGCTATGATCAAGTACGCCTGTCATCACGACCATAGAGGCGGAGGCCAGTTCTCTGGGAGGATGACGGCGGGATTGGTTATCGGAGGAGCCATAGCAAGGCAGGTTCTAGACAAGAGAGGCGTGTCCTTGCTTGCGCAGACGGTTCAGATCGGTAAGGTCGTATTGCGAAAGGATGTTCCATTCAGCATAGCGGAGAAGACCGTCAGGGCAAGCGCAGTCGGATGCGCAGACAGAAGAACCGCAGAGCTGATGACAGAGGAAATCGTCAGCGCCCACGAGGGGAAGGACAGCATCGGAGGAGTTGTGAAGTGCTCAGTCATCGGCCTGCCAGTAGGCGTTGGTGAGCCATTCTTCGGATCAATCGAGAGCGTCATGTCAGCGATGATGTTCTCCATCCCTGCTGTGAAGGGCGTCGAGTTCGGCTCCGGGTTCAGGTGTGCCTCCATGAAAGGGAGCGAACACAACGACCCGTACATAATCCGCGGAGGCAAGATCGCTACAAAGACGAACAACGCGGGGGGCATCCTGGGCGGGCTGTCAAATGGGATGCCGATCGAGTTCAGGGTGGCCTTCAAACCGACTTCCTCAATCGCAAGACCGCAGATGAGTCTGGACGTCGTGTCCAAGAAACCGGTCGAGCTAGAGATCAAGGGAAGACATGATCCGTGCATCGTCCCGAGAGCTGTTCCAGTGGTTGAGAATTCGGCCGCAGCGGTCATACTTGACCTCATGCTGCAGGGGGGGTTCACCTGA
- a CDS encoding regulator, translating to MWDRISNYFEKYPSQAKVARYLLKYGLRIERDQVLCGDVQIADSALARAAGVDRRVVKSTIETIKSDPTLLRFFSQLLPTNHLKNAASAMGWSAIEIVPMNAHEPGIIAAVAEILSKGNVSIRQAIVDDPMTSEEPKLFIVTESQVPVELIPAIRQAKGVKGVTIY from the coding sequence ATGTGGGATAGGATCTCCAACTACTTCGAGAAGTACCCATCACAGGCGAAAGTCGCACGGTACCTTCTCAAGTACGGGTTGCGCATCGAGAGGGACCAGGTGCTATGTGGGGATGTCCAGATAGCCGATTCCGCACTTGCACGAGCCGCTGGCGTCGATAGGAGGGTCGTCAAATCGACGATTGAGACGATAAAGAGCGACCCTACCTTGCTGAGGTTCTTCTCCCAGTTGCTGCCGACGAACCATCTCAAGAACGCGGCATCGGCAATGGGATGGAGCGCCATTGAGATTGTTCCTATGAACGCCCACGAACCAGGGATCATCGCCGCGGTGGCGGAGATCCTGTCGAAGGGCAATGTCAGCATAAGGCAGGCCATAGTCGATGATCCGATGACATCGGAGGAGCCGAAACTCTTCATTGTTACCGAGAGCCAGGTCCCAGTCGAATTGATACCGGCCATCCGACAGGCCAAGGGCGTAAAGGGCGTTACGATCTACTGA
- a CDS encoding DMT family transporter produces MSETSRAYFAVAVAMVSVSFASIFIKWSESDPFVIAAYRLAFSCAMLLPFMFLTGGFSGIRSFNRREVMLVLLSGLALTFHFGLWIVSLTLTLVSTSVILVTSHPIFVAAVSHFLLKERVKRVAVIGILIAFSGVALISISDYSEGSVTILGDLMAFLGGICAGIYFLSGRVARQSVAVAPYAFSVYGISSVLLFLSGAAAGDQLLVIDSREIILFLLLALLPTMLGHTMFNYALKKVPAHIVSTSVLGEPVGASILAYLLLPGEVPNLWIIAGGALVVGGLYIVLSRGYESGIVAQKPPD; encoded by the coding sequence ATGAGCGAGACCTCCAGAGCGTACTTCGCCGTCGCGGTCGCCATGGTCTCCGTCTCTTTCGCATCGATATTCATCAAGTGGAGCGAGAGCGATCCCTTCGTAATCGCCGCTTATCGCCTTGCGTTCTCTTGCGCGATGCTCCTGCCGTTCATGTTCTTGACCGGAGGCTTCTCTGGAATCAGATCGTTCAACCGGAGGGAAGTCATGCTCGTGCTGCTCAGCGGTCTGGCCCTCACCTTCCACTTCGGACTCTGGATAGTCTCCCTCACGCTCACCCTCGTGTCGACATCGGTCATCCTCGTGACATCCCACCCGATCTTCGTCGCCGCAGTCTCCCATTTTCTTCTGAAAGAACGGGTCAAGAGGGTCGCGGTGATCGGGATTCTGATCGCTTTCTCCGGCGTCGCGCTGATATCAATAAGTGATTACTCGGAGGGTTCCGTAACCATTCTCGGGGACTTGATGGCCTTCTTGGGTGGCATCTGCGCCGGGATATACTTCCTCTCTGGAAGGGTCGCGAGGCAGTCCGTCGCCGTCGCGCCCTATGCATTCTCGGTGTATGGCATCTCGTCCGTCCTTCTATTCCTCTCTGGCGCCGCGGCAGGGGATCAGCTGTTGGTCATCGACAGCAGAGAGATCATCCTGTTCCTCCTGCTAGCACTCTTGCCGACCATGCTTGGCCACACTATGTTCAACTACGCTCTGAAGAAGGTGCCTGCTCATATCGTATCGACGAGCGTATTGGGAGAACCAGTAGGCGCTTCGATACTGGCCTACTTGTTATTACCTGGCGAAGTACCGAACCTCTGGATCATCGCGGGCGGAGCGCTCGTAGTTGGCGGCTTGTACATCGTTCTCTCCAGGGGCTACGAATCTGGCATCGTCGCTCAGAAGCCCCCTGATTGA
- a CDS encoding chorismate mutase has protein sequence MELQALRAEIQNIDSEILDLVARRAEVANEIGLVKERDGMPVRDKAREKKVIELLSKKARALGLPNTMAEDLAGALISDSVRVQKSKKTKQLATKKAVVVGGAGRMGEWTCRFLSNRGADVVVWDPRGKLKGYSNIKSLRPAATDADIVVVASPLGACPSDLREVLDASPGGLVFDLCSVKSHLAAELRGAADEGMLVCSVHPMFGPGAPSPEGRNVLICDCGSEQAVDLAYVMFSGAGAHVSMLSLERHDELMAYVLGLSHLCVLLFAETLGESGIGLSDFSRAQGPSFDRLVHMARELSNESRRIYHDIQALNPNTREVISAMETALKNLKGASLDSDPEKFRAIMDSGKKYLEVD, from the coding sequence ATGGAACTCCAAGCCCTGAGAGCTGAGATTCAGAACATCGATTCAGAGATACTCGACCTGGTAGCGCGAAGGGCGGAGGTCGCCAACGAGATCGGACTTGTGAAGGAAAGAGATGGAATGCCCGTTCGCGACAAGGCGAGGGAGAAGAAGGTCATTGAACTCCTCTCCAAGAAGGCTAGGGCGCTGGGACTCCCGAACACGATGGCGGAAGATCTCGCAGGAGCGCTCATCTCGGATTCAGTAAGAGTCCAGAAGTCAAAGAAGACGAAGCAGCTTGCGACGAAGAAAGCGGTCGTAGTTGGCGGAGCTGGACGCATGGGAGAGTGGACCTGCAGGTTCTTGTCGAACCGAGGGGCAGATGTCGTGGTCTGGGATCCACGCGGGAAGCTCAAGGGTTATTCGAACATCAAATCCCTGAGACCTGCTGCGACCGATGCTGACATCGTCGTCGTCGCAAGTCCGTTGGGAGCCTGTCCGAGCGACCTGCGTGAGGTGCTGGACGCATCCCCTGGGGGATTGGTGTTCGACCTCTGCAGCGTGAAATCCCATTTGGCAGCGGAGCTCAGAGGAGCTGCCGACGAGGGGATGTTGGTGTGCAGTGTCCATCCTATGTTTGGGCCGGGCGCGCCCTCTCCCGAAGGACGCAACGTGTTGATATGCGACTGCGGGTCAGAGCAGGCCGTAGACCTTGCCTACGTGATGTTCTCGGGTGCTGGCGCTCACGTGAGCATGCTGAGCCTCGAAAGGCACGATGAGCTCATGGCGTATGTCCTCGGTCTCTCACACCTGTGCGTTCTGTTGTTCGCCGAGACACTTGGCGAATCTGGGATTGGTCTCTCAGATTTCTCTCGTGCCCAGGGGCCATCATTTGACAGACTGGTCCATATGGCCCGAGAGCTGTCGAATGAAAGCAGAAGGATATATCATGACATTCAAGCCCTCAACCCGAACACGAGAGAAGTCATATCCGCTATGGAGACAGCTCTGAAGAACCTCAAGGGGGCATCACTCGATAGCGATCCGGAGAAGTTCAGGGCAATCATGGATTCAGGCAAGAAGTACCTAGAGGTAGATTGA
- a CDS encoding AAC(3) family N-acetyltransferase: MNEEDVVRATQGMPATVQSIRDDLAALGIAPGMVLLVHSSLSSLGWVCGGPVAVVMALEAALGREGTLVMPAYSDDLSEPSYWKNPPVPETWWATIRQTMPPYDVSMTPTRGVGAIPECFRNQVGTRRSLHPSDSFAARGPHAETIVGEHTLDFPMGDGSPLARIYDLDGWILLLGANFQCATSLHLAEYRAKYPKKKQVKRGAPAVLEGMREWVEYQDFDWDDSDFTAIGTSFVEKTGLVRSGRVANGKALLIPQRPFIDYAVEWMEKNRR, from the coding sequence ATGAACGAAGAAGATGTGGTTAGAGCAACGCAAGGAATGCCAGCGACCGTTCAATCGATTCGAGACGATCTTGCCGCTCTAGGGATTGCTCCTGGGATGGTGCTCCTGGTCCATTCTTCGCTGAGCTCTCTCGGATGGGTATGCGGAGGTCCCGTGGCGGTTGTCATGGCTCTTGAGGCGGCTCTCGGACGTGAAGGAACCTTGGTTATGCCAGCTTATTCTGATGACCTGTCGGAGCCTTCGTACTGGAAGAATCCTCCTGTTCCCGAGACATGGTGGGCGACCATCCGTCAAACCATGCCTCCGTACGATGTCAGCATGACCCCGACGCGAGGAGTCGGCGCCATTCCTGAGTGTTTCAGGAACCAAGTTGGGACACGCCGCAGTCTTCATCCATCCGATTCGTTTGCAGCACGAGGACCACATGCAGAGACTATTGTCGGCGAGCATACCCTCGATTTCCCGATGGGGGATGGTTCTCCTTTGGCCCGTATTTACGATCTGGACGGCTGGATCCTCCTCTTGGGGGCGAACTTCCAGTGCGCCACTTCACTGCATCTGGCGGAGTATCGCGCGAAATATCCTAAGAAGAAACAGGTCAAGCGCGGAGCACCTGCCGTGCTCGAAGGAATGCGAGAGTGGGTAGAATATCAGGACTTCGATTGGGACGATTCGGACTTCACCGCCATAGGAACGAGCTTCGTCGAGAAGACTGGTCTGGTCCGTTCCGGTCGTGTCGCTAACGGGAAGGCACTACTGATACCTCAACGACCGTTCATTGATTATGCGGTGGAATGGATGGAGAAGAATCGTCGTTGA
- the aroA gene encoding 3-phosphoshikimate 1-carboxyvinyltransferase, with translation MCTLPRRRNGAQSEDECDPCKGGGSTAIIARSSVARGTIAAPPSKSYTHRAMVLGALTHSQFSLINPLMSEDTKSTLDALYAFGTEFRSNANGVLIHCEHLRGVPGILDAKNSGTTMRLIAGIASLLPSTTTLTGDESLIRRPIAPLIDALVQLGAKCSYLAKPGRPPLTVTGPITESSTEVPGDISSQFVSSLLIACSQKEGDTRIHLKSPLRSRPYVDITLQMLRDFGGTVDEEPSGFKVRGGQKLERDSYTVPGDYSSASFPLAAAAITGGDVTIRNLDVRSPQGDRAMIEHLRTFGARVTVTDDAVRVRGNHLAGTEIDVRHTPDLFPILAVIGSIAEGKTVLKGGENLKEKESDRIATTTEFLQNMGASIVPRNDGCEIVGVERLHGTNVRTEGDHRILMAAAVAALVSTSELRIEDNESYKVSYPGFLRDMHQLGCRLEVRK, from the coding sequence ATCTGCACTCTCCCGCGAAGAAGGAACGGTGCTCAGAGCGAGGATGAATGTGACCCCTGCAAGGGAGGTGGCTCCACGGCTATTATAGCTAGATCGTCGGTTGCCAGGGGCACCATTGCTGCGCCCCCGTCTAAATCCTACACCCACAGGGCCATGGTCCTGGGAGCGCTCACGCACTCGCAATTCTCGCTCATCAACCCTCTCATGTCAGAGGATACGAAGTCAACTCTGGATGCACTCTACGCCTTCGGGACCGAGTTCAGGAGCAACGCGAACGGAGTATTGATTCACTGCGAGCATCTGAGAGGCGTGCCCGGCATCCTCGATGCCAAGAACTCGGGCACGACAATGCGCTTGATCGCGGGGATCGCCTCTCTGCTGCCTTCGACGACGACTCTGACCGGAGATGAGAGCCTCATCAGGAGGCCGATCGCTCCGCTGATCGACGCGCTGGTACAGTTGGGAGCGAAGTGTTCCTATTTGGCCAAGCCTGGCAGGCCTCCGCTGACGGTGACGGGTCCGATAACGGAATCATCCACCGAAGTCCCAGGAGACATCAGCTCACAGTTCGTATCCTCCCTGCTCATCGCGTGCTCGCAGAAGGAGGGTGACACTCGGATACATCTCAAGAGCCCTCTCAGATCGAGACCGTACGTCGACATAACTCTCCAGATGCTCAGGGACTTCGGAGGCACTGTAGATGAGGAGCCCTCTGGATTCAAAGTCAGAGGAGGCCAGAAGCTCGAACGCGATTCCTACACGGTCCCTGGCGATTACTCATCGGCGTCATTCCCACTCGCAGCCGCGGCCATAACTGGAGGAGACGTGACGATTAGGAACTTGGATGTTCGTTCGCCGCAGGGCGACAGGGCCATGATCGAGCATCTGAGGACGTTCGGCGCCCGTGTCACAGTGACCGATGACGCGGTCAGAGTGAGGGGCAACCATCTGGCTGGCACTGAGATAGATGTGAGGCACACGCCCGACCTCTTCCCGATACTCGCAGTCATCGGCTCGATCGCGGAGGGCAAGACCGTCCTCAAAGGTGGAGAGAACCTGAAGGAGAAGGAGAGCGACAGGATCGCCACTACCACTGAGTTCCTGCAGAACATGGGAGCAAGTATAGTCCCTAGGAACGATGGGTGTGAAATAGTCGGAGTGGAGAGGCTTCACGGAACCAACGTAAGGACCGAGGGGGACCACAGGATACTTATGGCCGCTGCGGTTGCAGCTTTGGTATCGACCTCCGAGTTGAGGATCGAGGACAACGAATCCTACAAGGTTTCGTATCCTGGGTTCTTGAGAGACATGCACCAACTCGGGTGTCGCCTGGAAGTGAGGAAATGA
- a CDS encoding 2-amino-3,7-dideoxy-D-threo-hept-6-ulosonate synthase produces the protein MVGKTIRLRRIFDHESGKTVIVPMDHGISMGPVRGIADIRSTIDKIAKGGASAIVIHKGLVPYAGEAVGNKLGLIVHISASTSMSADPNYKRLVASVADVAALGADAVSIHCNIGGGKEDEMVEDFGMVADECRALGLPLLAMCYPRGPNVKNQFDPEAVAHCARLAAELGADVVKTNYTGSVDSFKEVVKGTPIPVVIAGGPKMKSDFDLLTMVWDAMQAGAKGVSIGRNVFQHEDVTGITKALGDIVFKGMRPKEEYRR, from the coding sequence ATGGTTGGGAAAACTATCAGGCTGAGGCGGATCTTCGACCACGAGAGTGGCAAGACCGTCATAGTCCCCATGGACCACGGCATCTCGATGGGACCGGTCAGGGGGATCGCTGATATCAGGAGTACGATTGACAAGATAGCGAAAGGCGGCGCCTCCGCGATTGTGATCCACAAAGGCCTGGTCCCGTATGCTGGTGAGGCCGTCGGCAACAAGCTGGGTCTGATAGTTCACATCTCGGCCAGCACGTCGATGTCCGCTGACCCGAACTACAAGAGGCTCGTCGCCTCTGTCGCCGATGTGGCGGCGCTTGGCGCAGATGCCGTCTCGATACACTGCAATATCGGCGGTGGGAAGGAAGATGAGATGGTGGAAGACTTCGGCATGGTGGCCGATGAGTGCAGAGCCTTGGGGTTGCCCCTTCTGGCCATGTGCTACCCACGCGGCCCGAACGTCAAGAACCAGTTCGACCCTGAGGCCGTCGCGCACTGTGCTAGGCTGGCAGCCGAGCTTGGAGCTGATGTCGTCAAGACCAATTACACTGGCTCCGTCGACTCATTCAAGGAGGTCGTCAAAGGGACGCCCATACCCGTCGTGATTGCGGGCGGACCCAAGATGAAATCCGATTTCGACCTCCTCACCATGGTCTGGGACGCCATGCAGGCAGGCGCCAAGGGCGTCTCGATCGGCAGGAACGTCTTCCAGCACGAGGACGTCACGGGCATCACCAAGGCGCTGGGTGACATCGTTTTCAAGGGCATGCGGCCCAAGGAAGAGTATAGGCGGTGA